In the Desulfuromonas sp. DDH964 genome, GGAGCGCAACGATGACCGGGCGTGAAGCGGACCATCCCGCCGAAGAGGGGGTCGAAATTCCCTACCAGCGGCTCAACCCCGAGACCCTGCGCAGCCTGATCCAGGAATTCGTGAGCCGGGACGGTGCCGATTGGGGGGAGGTGGGCGGCGCGCTGGAGGAGAAGGTCGCGCAGGTGCTGCAGCAGCTGCGCCTCGGCAAGATCCGGGTTGTCTTTGATCTCACCACCCAGACGGCGAATATCGTCGTCCCCGGGACCGCGGGGCGGCGCCGGTCATGAGCCGTGACGGCTACTGGTTCGAGGCGACCCTGGCCCGCCAGGTCCTTGCCGCCCTCGCGCGGGGGGAGGCGGAGGTGGAGCTCTCCCTCGATCTCAATCGCAGCCGGAGCCGGTTGCGCCTCGTCGATGACGGCCTGGTTCTCGATTCGGGTCGGCGCCTGGAGCGGGCCGACCTGGAGGAGATTGCCGGCAGGGAGGCGCGGATCTTCTATCTTGGCGACGGGGAGGGGCTCGAAATTCTCGAATCCCGGGAGGATGGCTATTGCAAGCTGGTGCCGACGGCCCAGGCCCCGCTGCTGGAGATCAGCGGAGTGAAGATGCACATCTCGCAAGGGACCACCCCCGACGCCAGTGCCGGGGCCATGGCCGCCGCGGTGGTGCGGCGCGGCGACCGGGTGCTCGACACCTGCGGCGGGCTTGGCTATGCCGCCATCGCGGCGTTGGAACTCGGTGCGCGGGAGGTCGTTTCGGTGGAGAAGAGCGCAGCCGTCAGCGCCCTGCGCCGTAAAAACCCCTGGTCGCAGCAGCTGGA is a window encoding:
- a CDS encoding class I SAM-dependent methyltransferase; the protein is MSRDGYWFEATLARQVLAALARGEAEVELSLDLNRSRSRLRLVDDGLVLDSGRRLERADLEEIAGREARIFYLGDGEGLEILESREDGYCKLVPTAQAPLLEISGVKMHISQGTTPDASAGAMAAAVVRRGDRVLDTCGGLGYAAIAALELGAREVVSVEKSAAVSALRRKNPWSQQLDDPGICLVAGDIEAYIRELATESFDSVIHDPPRFSLAGELYGERFYRELHRVLTRRGRLFHYTGNPQLLRRGSGFVEDAMRRLRSAGFRNLVKVDALMGVRAAK
- a CDS encoding YheU family protein, giving the protein MTGREADHPAEEGVEIPYQRLNPETLRSLIQEFVSRDGADWGEVGGALEEKVAQVLQQLRLGKIRVVFDLTTQTANIVVPGTAGRRRS